CACCTCTGTAGAGGAGCGGGAGTATCGACGGTAGATCATCGGTCAGTCGATACTGACCGAACCCACCTCACGCTCGTTTTTCAGCTGTTCGATCTCCTCGGCGAGTTCTTCTAACGTCTTGTCCTTCAATACCTGGCGCTTCGTACGGATTAGATATCCGAGCGTTCGATACTGCTTGAGACGGATCTGCTCGCGTCGGTGATCTTCTATCTCGTCGGCCTCGATTCTCTCACGGAGGTCCTCGATTCCCGTATCGATCTGCTCAAGCATTCGATCGTAGTCCGGAGTCGGCGATTCGATGTTTGTCATGGGTTTCAGTTCAGGTGGCGACCAACATATGTGTATACGAATACGAGTAGGAGTTTGGGATCTCGTGATTGCTCGGCTGGATAATTCGCTGTCTTCGCCGTCTCCGAGAAGCGTTGGTGAATATATATTGGCTAGGTTTTCACAGCCATGCACGCATATCGAAGAGCATCCAAGCAGTGGTCGTTCGCGTCGGCTTTCCCGACGTGGTCTTCCTTATAGCCGAGGAACTCACGAACGAGGTTCTGACATGTTTCCGATATCATCAATCCGACAGCGGGCGAAGGCTCGGGTTCCTCGTTAGGTGGATTCTTGTAATCACGCCTGCGACGGAGTTCGTTGGGACTCGGAGATCCAGACGTCCAAGCGGAAGTGCCGTACACGCGTGCCTGTTTACGGCTGCTGGGAGAGCCGATTTCCAGGTTACCATCGGCTTCCAACCGGCGTCTGACTTCGGCTATTCCTTCGTCGAGTGACTTAGACGCTCGTTCCGCTTGGTATCCCGCGCGGTTGAATCTGTCGAGCTCGTCGGGATCGTGATCGCAGACGATCGTTCCGGTCGGTTTTTCGCCTTCTTCGAGCCAATCGATGACGTCTTCGACGTGAGATTCACGTTCCCGGAACTCGTCTAAGACGACGAGTTGGTTCGAAGAGGTTTTCCCGATTTCGAGGAGCACGCGAGGGTTGTTCCACCCGGAGTCGTACCCGTAGACTCGCCAGCCAGTATCGACGCGTTCTACTGCCTCTCGATGTGGGATTACGTGTGTATCTCGACGAAAGTTCGAGTAAACTAACCCCGTCGCTGCAGCGAACCCTCCGTGCAGGGCCTGTGTTTCCTTCGCCGTTCCCTCAAACTTCCGCCTGAATCGATCGATATCGCCGGAGTTCAGGTATGGGTTGTCGAGGACCGATGCTCTTACCACCTCGATATCGAGGCCGATCGGATCTCCGTCTGCATCCTGGCGCTGTTCGAGGATCTCCCACGCCGCGTTGTAGCCCTCGCCCGTGAGTGTCCATAGCTGCGTTTTCGGTCCATCGACTCCTCGGAGGCGCGTCGTGATCATCCCGAGGAGGTCGTGGAGTTCATCACCGTAGTGACTTGGCTCGTCGAGCCAGACAGCACCGAACTCCGCACCGGCGTACCGCGAGTACTGATCTGCACTGCCGAGCGTGATCGTCGAGTCGTTCACGAGCGTGAGCCGATGCTCCTGGCGGTTGTAGTCCGCGACGATCGGGCTGGTCTCCGGACCGTTGAACGACGATGTCGTCAGAGCAGTTCGGTCACCGGGGAGCTGTTCGAACAGCTTCCTGAACGTCGTCTCTCTGGCCTTTTGGAAATCGACGCCCATCGCGAGAAATCGACTCCCTGAATACGAAAGAGCATGGGCGAGTAGCCATCTTGCACCGAGGACTGACTTTCCGGTCCCATATCCGGCGAGAAAGGCTACGATGTCGTGGTCTCTACTGTCGAGCGTATCTAAACACTCACGCTGAGCACTCCAGAGATCATAGGTGAGTGTTAATGTATCGTCGGTGAGCTCCCAGGAGATGCCCTCCGGGCGCTCTTCCGGAGCGCATTCGTCCCAATCGACGGATATCTCGAGGTCAGGTGAGTCCGGACGGTTCGAGCGGAGTTTCTCTAACTCACCTCTTACTTCCCGTTCAGTCGCCATCTGTATCTATATACGAACAATTGCTCATTGGAATCATTATCAATATATACTACAATTAGTTAGGAGTCTGCTCTTCGATTGGATGTACGTGACATTGCCCTCTACGTATTTAATTCTTCCTCATCAATACCTCTCCACGATTTAAAGGGGACGCTGATTCGGTAAAATGGTCTTAGTTTGATAGGTCAATTCTCTCGATCAGTATTTGATACTTCAAAGATATATTCATTCCCAAAAATCAGAGTGTCTGGTCATCACCCATCTCTTCCTCGGCGGGAATGCAGTTGTCGAGTGCTGGATTCGACCGGCGCGTGTTTTACTAGTGGACGAAGGCGGTGAGCCAGCGCTGGGCTTTAACACGCCACCCTATCCAGGTCTGATAAGACCGGTCGATCCGAATCGCGAGCGTCTGGATCCACTTTAGGATCAGATCGTGTTCGACGTAATTTAGGTGTCCCCTCAGGCGACACCGCTCGAGGGTGTCGTACCCCATCCCGCCGACGAGAAACACAGCCTCGGAACGGTCGTGGGTCTCGGCAAGCCAGCCGAGAAACGCGGCCGCGAAAGCAGGTGGAACCGGTTGCACCTATCGGTCCTGCTTCCCCCACGGACGGCCTGGACGATGAGGGGTGGTTTTCCCACGGTTAGATACCGGAATCTCGAATCTCTTGGAGTGTGACGGATCCATTGAGCGATTCACCTACGCTGGAGTCGCGCGAAGAACTCGTCACAGAGCCGGGGGAACAGCAGGATCGAAACGGTACCGGCGATCACAGCGATGCCGACCGAGACGGTCTCTACTCCGAAATCGGCGTCGACCGCGAGTCCGCCGTAGACAGCCACGACCAGCGCGAGGTTGTAGTAGAGAACTCGGAGCGCGATCAACGAGGGTCTGAGTGACACCCAGCCGAGGGTCTGCGTCACGAGTGGCCCGATCCACCAGCCACGGATCAACGTCGCGGCGACGGTCATCGTGAGGAGCCGATAAAACGTCGGGTGGGTCACGCCAATCCCCTCGACAGAATCGGTCGTTCCGACGTACGCGAGTACCGGCATACTGAGGAAAAGCGTCGGCGAAGACGTACGTGATATCGTGGAGGAAGCGTCCAAAGCTGCTCTTCTCCGCGCGCGTCAGCTTCCCCATCCCGTACCACGTCCGTCGTTCGGTCGTGTATGCTGGTCTCGTCGAGCGCGTCGGTGAGCGTTCGGTGAGGTGCACTCGTTCACTGGTGGCCGATCGAGCCATGATTCCACTCCCGGGCTCGGAGCGCTATCGCAAGAACAGTCGGGACAGGTTTCGTGCGCTGAAACCGCCGCTGTTCCCCGGGGTAGTATGCGTGTCCCAGAAGGGGCAGGCCACGTCTCCCAAGGGGGTTACGCGAGAAGTTCGGGTTCGAGACACCGGGCGAGGTATTCGTCTACGAAGAAATGGGGTGCATCGTTATCGAGCCGGTCCCGTCACCCGATGAACTGCACGGAATTCATTAGCTTAACCAGAGGAGATTGGTGCTCTCTAACGATTCACCAGTGTCGGTCAATGGAATGGTCAGTGTTCAAACTGCGGAAACGAGGTGCGTGTTTCTACAGCCACCTGAAGCTGAAATAATTCAGGATTCAATAGTATATATCGCTTCGAGCAGTAGGCACCGTTGAGGAGGCGTCACGATTGGATATTACTGACATTCCCGACGAGGCGTTCATTGACGACGAATCGCCGCCCGATCTCCACGAACTAGAGGCAGCTGACTCGTTTCTCAAGAGCGGACCGATCCGTGAGCGACTCCTCGATGTCGTTACCGGGCTCCGAACCCCGACGAAGGTCTCCGATATCGCTGACCTCGCGAACTGCGATACTGAGACTGCCCGAGACTACCTGGAGTGGTTCGGCGAGATGGGAATAGTTCATCGTCACGACGGCCGCCCCGTACGATACGAGAGAAACGACGCGTACTTCCAGTGGCGACGTATCGACCGGATTCGCGAGGAATACTCCGAACAAGAGATCGTCGAGGCGCTTTCAGACACCATCGAACAGATCGAAGACTACAGAGCCCAGTTTGACGCAGATACTCCCGACGAGGTATCTCTGCTCGAGACC
This region of Halalkalicoccus sp. CGA53 genomic DNA includes:
- a CDS encoding terminase large subunit domain-containing protein; protein product: MATEREVRGELEKLRSNRPDSPDLEISVDWDECAPEERPEGISWELTDDTLTLTYDLWSAQRECLDTLDSRDHDIVAFLAGYGTGKSVLGARWLLAHALSYSGSRFLAMGVDFQKARETTFRKLFEQLPGDRTALTTSSFNGPETSPIVADYNRQEHRLTLVNDSTITLGSADQYSRYAGAEFGAVWLDEPSHYGDELHDLLGMITTRLRGVDGPKTQLWTLTGEGYNAAWEILEQRQDADGDPIGLDIEVVRASVLDNPYLNSGDIDRFRRKFEGTAKETQALHGGFAAATGLVYSNFRRDTHVIPHREAVERVDTGWRVYGYDSGWNNPRVLLEIGKTSSNQLVVLDEFRERESHVEDVIDWLEEGEKPTGTIVCDHDPDELDRFNRAGYQAERASKSLDEGIAEVRRRLEADGNLEIGSPSSRKQARVYGTSAWTSGSPSPNELRRRRDYKNPPNEEPEPSPAVGLMISETCQNLVREFLGYKEDHVGKADANDHCLDALRYACMAVKT
- a CDS encoding DUF7342 family protein, translating into MDITDIPDEAFIDDESPPDLHELEAADSFLKSGPIRERLLDVVTGLRTPTKVSDIADLANCDTETARDYLEWFGEMGIVHRHDGRPVRYERNDAYFQWRRIDRIREEYSEQEIVEALSDTIEQIEDYRAQFDADTPDEVSLLETSREIATEEIWEVLSEWKTLERRAALLDAARRDLPTFNSRSGHIDA